From the genome of Monomorium pharaonis isolate MP-MQ-018 chromosome 2, ASM1337386v2, whole genome shotgun sequence, one region includes:
- the LOC105835718 gene encoding probable inactive tRNA-specific adenosine deaminase-like protein 3 — translation MTSPKSVKARKMETATRSWTARPILASDFTEVPPLQQVYVGILKQRKDTSTAIKSISAVCPGLAHLKRCSNGKLLLAPLCSDESSNEKDHDISFGENQLKTQLKEKGFDLSLLEEKFQVMKVPAKAPRTKLQAREASKIWPVNFHPDQTIESLIDGSIFDDDCLHAIERIMSLVIEAAKLEGVGDERCTGAAAIVDPEDGRILAVAAARLDKHPMWHAAMLAVDLIARLHGGGAWELNEGKCDETKKRTDTEEDTLDDGKTDPNSTTEDQSLERLRRIKRRYEEETPFCYPKSLSSLQFPGQTSLETQVARKGRRNNGAKIESSKRKECDDNAKKSGPYLCTGYWAFLLMEPCPLCAMALLHSRVARIFYGTANSSVGVLGSRAILHTVPGLNHRYRVWSGILERECRQALEEISARKSRD, via the coding sequence ATGACGTCACCGAAGAGTGTCAAGGCACGCAAGATGGAGACTGCAACTAGAAGCTGGACAGCAAGACCGATACTAGCCTCGGATTTCACGGAAGTCCCTCCCTTGCAGCAGGTTTATGTGGGCATCTTGAAGCAACGGAAGGACACCTCCACTGCAATCAAAAGCATATCCGCCGTTTGTCCGGGACTCGCTCATTTGAAGCGCTGTTCTAACGGAAAGTTGCTTCTGGCTCCGCTTTGCTCGGACGAATCATCAAATGAAAAAGACCACGACATTTCTTTCGGTGAAAATCAACTTAAGACTCAGCTAAAAGAGAAAGGATTTGATCTCTCCTTACTTGAAGAAAAATTCCAGGTGATGAAGGTGCCAGCTAAGGCGCCAAGGACGAAGTTACAGGCCCGCGAAGCTTCGAAAATTTGGCCGGTAAACTTCCATCCTGACCAAACGATTGAGAGCCTGATCGACGGTTCGATCTTCGATGATGATTGTCTGCACGCGATCGAGCGAATCATGTCGTTGGTAATAGAGGCTGCCAAATTAGAGGGGGTTGGCGACGAGCGCTGCACTGGTGCCGCTGCGATCGTCGATCCCGAGGATGGAAGAATCCTGGCGGTGGCTGCCGCGAGACTCGATAAACATCCCATGTGGCATGCCGCCATGCTAGCGGTGGATCTAATTGCCAGACTTCACGGTGGTGGTGCGTGGGAATTGAACGAAGGAAAATGCGACGAAACGAAGAAACGAACAGACACTGAGGAAGATACGTTGGACGATGGAAAGACAGACCCAAATTCCACGACTGAAGATCAGAGTTTGGAGAGGCTAAGAAGGATCAAGAGAAGATATGAGGAAGAAACGCCGTTCTGCTATCCGAAATCTCTATCTTCGCTACAATTTCCGGGTCAAACGTCCCTCGAGACGCAAGTCGCACGGAAAGGACGAAGGAACAACGGTGCCAAGATTGAGAGCTCTAAGCGAAAGGAATGTGATGATAACGCTAAGAAAAGCGGTCCGTATCTCTGCACTGGTTATTGGGCATTCCTGCTGATGGAACCCTGCCCTCTGTGTGCCATGGCGTTGCTGCATTCCAGAGTTGCACGGATTTTCTACGGCACTGCCAATAGCAGCGTCGGAGTTTTGGGCTCGAGGGCGATTTTACACACGGTACCAGGACTGAACCATCGATACCGAGTCTGGAGCGGAATCCTGGAACGAGAGTGTCGACAGGCGCTGGAAGAAATCAGCGCTCGCAAAAGTCGCGACTGA